The following is a genomic window from Streptomyces sp. BHT-5-2.
GTCAGTCTGCTGGACAGCATGCTGCGCCTCTTCGAGGGCGAGGAGAGGCGCTGTGACATCACCGTGTACGAGGGGTCGGCCAATCTGGCCACCGGCCGCGCCTACCGCCCGGACCTGGACTGCGCCCTGGTCAACCGGGAGGCCGGCTACATGTCGGTACGGTGCGCGGATCGGGGCCACTTCCTGCGCTGGCTGCACCGTGAACCGCGGTACCAGGACACCTCGTACGCGTCACTGCCGGTGGACTCCTACGTTCCACGCCGGATCTACGGCGAGTACCTGACGGCCCACCTGAAGACCTGCCGCGCCGATGCCGAGCGGCGTGGCTGGACGGTGCGGGTCGTACCGGAGTTCGCCGTCGAGGCGAAGGCGACCGCCGACGATGTGATGGTCCGCAGCGCACGCGGCGTCAGCCACTTCGACCGCGTGGTGCTGTGTCTGGGAACCGGCGAGCCCGCCGACCCCTACCTGCTGACCGGCGCCCCCGGCTTCCACCCGGACCCCTACCCGCTGCGCTCGGTACTGCCCGCGATAGCCGCCGACGCCCACGTCCTGGTGCTGGGCACCGGCCTGTCAGGAGTGGACGTCGCCCTCGCCCTGCTGCGTTCCGGACACCACGGGCCGATCACCATGACCTCTCGACACGGCCTGCTGCCCGGGGTGCGGGCCACCCAACGCACTTATGAACTCAGCCACTTGACGCCGGATGCGGTGCGGCGCCGGGTGGCGCGCGACGGTGCGCTGCGGGTGCAGGACACCTTGCGGCTGCTGCGCGACGAGCTGACAGCAGCCGGCGTGGACCTCCGCGCGCTCACCGCGGACCGGCCGGCGGCGGAGCGGCTGCGCGAGGACCTCTCCCGGCTCGACCACAACGCCTGCCAGGCAGCAGTGGGGGCGATGATGCACCAGGCGCGGGAACCCGTCTGGTGCGCCATGTCGGACGTCGGCCGGCGGCTGTTCCTGAGCCGGTTCCATGCGCTGAGCAAACCGCTGTACAACCCGATGCCGCCGCCCACCGCCAAGGCGCTGCTGGACGCCATGGACAGCGGCCAGTTGGCCGTACGGCCCCGAACGGCCGGCGTCACCGCCCGCGCGGGCGGCGGGTTCACCCTGGAGGACGGCGGCGGACGGCTGACGGGGGTGGACACGGTGGTCGACGCCACCCGTTCCGGGCTCGCCGTCACCGGTAGCCGGGCGGAGCCCTTCGTCGACTCCCTCACCGGGTCCGGTCTGGCCGTCCGCAACCCGCTGGGCGGCCTGCGCATCGACGTCGCCGGCAACGCACTGCGTGCCGTCGTTCCCGAAGACGTCCCGCGCTTCTTCGCACTGGGCGACATAGCCTCCGGCGACCTCTTCTACGCGGGCAGCATGTACATGATCAACGTGCGGGCCGAGATGATCGCCCGCGCCCTCGCCCATGCCCCTGCCCCTGCCCCTGCCCCTGCCCCTGCCCCTCCCCCGAACGGCAGGAGTTGAGGGAGCGGACGCCCTGCCTCTCCGCCGATTCACCGCCCCGGCGCCTCCGCTGTCCCCGTCGGCGAATCCAGCCGCAGGAGCCGCCCGGCCGACACCACCGGCCACACGTTTCCATATGCTGCCTGGCGACACCTACCCGTAGCCCGTCACCACTGCCCAAGC
Proteins encoded in this region:
- a CDS encoding FAD/NAD(P)-binding protein produces the protein MAAGGEHAMRLAVIGGGAAAVSLLDSMLRLFEGEERRCDITVYEGSANLATGRAYRPDLDCALVNREAGYMSVRCADRGHFLRWLHREPRYQDTSYASLPVDSYVPRRIYGEYLTAHLKTCRADAERRGWTVRVVPEFAVEAKATADDVMVRSARGVSHFDRVVLCLGTGEPADPYLLTGAPGFHPDPYPLRSVLPAIAADAHVLVLGTGLSGVDVALALLRSGHHGPITMTSRHGLLPGVRATQRTYELSHLTPDAVRRRVARDGALRVQDTLRLLRDELTAAGVDLRALTADRPAAERLREDLSRLDHNACQAAVGAMMHQAREPVWCAMSDVGRRLFLSRFHALSKPLYNPMPPPTAKALLDAMDSGQLAVRPRTAGVTARAGGGFTLEDGGGRLTGVDTVVDATRSGLAVTGSRAEPFVDSLTGSGLAVRNPLGGLRIDVAGNALRAVVPEDVPRFFALGDIASGDLFYAGSMYMINVRAEMIARALAHAPAPAPAPAPAPPPNGRS